A single Longimicrobium sp. DNA region contains:
- a CDS encoding M48 family metalloprotease — translation MFEWFFAPYSRLLWGVEALLGIPNDLCGAPVEIARALTLLIFAATAARFAVHCVADWRLRRRFPVYGPDEFSGLYDLYREAGRRIGTRRLPPLHRHADEGPLAFTTGCFRPAVFLAPALIRSLAPDELRAVLVHELVHVRQRDNLRAWLGSLVSMGALVVLLQGAALYVMFYQMELRFGFAQAGVLAAAVLALLWTFRSVVWPRMVFGRELSCDERVVEAVQNPLVVAAALVQVWRLQRALPRRPRARWIHAHPLVRSRPSVEERVRRLMDYRPDRRRTWLTTARRGLAVAALVWTSLFLWTYHTSDLSAELRAQIRESAPELGRTRPELPGTAPALGRPRR, via the coding sequence GAGTGGTTCTTTGCGCCGTACTCCAGGCTCCTCTGGGGCGTGGAGGCCCTGCTGGGCATCCCGAACGACCTCTGCGGCGCCCCCGTGGAGATTGCCCGCGCCCTGACGCTGCTCATCTTCGCGGCCACGGCCGCGCGGTTCGCGGTCCACTGCGTCGCCGACTGGCGCCTGCGCCGCCGGTTCCCGGTCTACGGGCCGGACGAGTTCTCCGGGCTGTACGATCTCTATCGCGAGGCCGGAAGGCGGATCGGGACGAGGCGCCTGCCGCCGCTGCACCGGCACGCGGACGAGGGCCCGCTGGCATTCACCACGGGGTGCTTTCGGCCCGCCGTCTTCCTGGCACCCGCCCTGATCCGCTCGCTGGCGCCGGACGAGCTTCGTGCGGTGCTGGTGCACGAGCTCGTCCACGTGCGGCAGCGCGACAACCTGCGTGCCTGGCTGGGCAGCCTCGTGTCCATGGGCGCCCTCGTGGTGCTCCTGCAGGGCGCGGCGCTGTACGTGATGTTCTACCAGATGGAGCTGCGCTTCGGCTTCGCCCAGGCTGGCGTGCTCGCCGCGGCGGTGCTCGCCCTGCTCTGGACCTTCCGGTCCGTCGTCTGGCCCAGGATGGTCTTTGGGCGCGAGCTCTCCTGCGACGAACGCGTGGTGGAGGCGGTGCAGAACCCGCTGGTGGTCGCCGCCGCGCTGGTGCAGGTGTGGCGCCTGCAGCGGGCGCTCCCCCGACGGCCGCGGGCGCGCTGGATCCATGCCCACCCCCTGGTCCGGAGCCGCCCGAGCGTAGAGGAGCGCGTGCGGCGCCTGATGGATTATCGGCCCGACCGGCGCCGCACCTGGCTCACCACGGCGCGCCGGGGGCTGGCCGTGGCGGCGCTGGTGTGGACGTCGCTGTTCCTCTGGACCTACCACACCTCCGACCTGAGCGCCGAACTGCGCGCGCAGATTCGCGAGAGCGCGCCCGAGCTCGGCCGGACGCGCCCGGAGCTTCCCGGGACCGCGCCCGCGCTCGGCCGGCCGCGCCGGTAG